In a genomic window of Pseudomonas putida:
- a CDS encoding SGNH/GDSL hydrolase family protein → MSKTETLAKILLGPLLLMQGAYTRRVTPKLPEAEGEREGVAGAGDVLRLLILGDSAAAGVGAQSQSEALSGQLVSRLARTHRVCWALRAQSGLDSQGLLEHLQQQASQPFDVVLLSIGVNDVISQLTADQWIARQRQLIEVLTDRFAARLIVFSPLPPMHLFPALPQPLRWYLGYRAARFNTHLALLANRTDRCRMLTTHLAPVAGSMARDGFHPGPAIYSVWADDAAQVIARHLADTASSKV, encoded by the coding sequence ATGAGCAAAACCGAAACCCTGGCCAAAATCCTGCTCGGCCCCCTGCTGCTCATGCAGGGCGCCTACACCCGTCGGGTCACGCCGAAATTGCCGGAAGCCGAGGGCGAACGCGAAGGTGTGGCGGGTGCTGGCGATGTCTTGCGCTTGCTGATCCTCGGCGACAGCGCGGCGGCGGGTGTCGGCGCACAGTCCCAAAGCGAAGCGTTGAGCGGCCAGTTGGTCAGCCGCCTGGCCAGGACTCACCGGGTGTGCTGGGCACTGCGGGCGCAGTCGGGGCTGGACTCCCAGGGTTTGCTCGAACACCTGCAACAGCAAGCGTCGCAACCCTTCGATGTGGTGCTGCTGTCCATCGGCGTCAACGACGTCATCAGCCAGCTGACGGCCGATCAGTGGATCGCCCGGCAACGCCAGTTGATCGAAGTGCTGACCGACAGGTTCGCAGCCCGGCTGATCGTCTTCTCCCCGCTTCCCCCCATGCACCTGTTTCCAGCCCTGCCGCAGCCGCTGCGCTGGTATCTGGGCTATCGCGCCGCACGGTTCAACACGCATCTCGCATTACTGGCCAATCGCACGGATCGCTGTAGGATGCTCACCACCCATCTGGCGCCCGTGGCGGGCTCGATGGCGCGGGACGGTTTTCATCCGGGCCCGGCGATCTACAGCGTCTGGGCCGACGACGCCGCGCAGGTGATCGCAAGGCATCTGGCCGACACCGCATCAAGCAAGGTTTGA
- a CDS encoding nuclear transport factor 2 family protein, with the protein MSELQLHPKAAESLSLWHAMIRTGDLKALPSLLDPQAVFRSPMAHTPYPGAPVVSMILNTVSKVFEDFAYHRELATADGLNVILEFSAKVGDKQLKGIDMIRFNEQGKIIDFEVMVRPMSGLQALGEEMGKRLGAYLAASKA; encoded by the coding sequence ATGTCTGAACTGCAACTGCACCCCAAGGCCGCCGAGTCCCTGAGCCTGTGGCACGCGATGATCCGCACCGGCGATCTCAAGGCCCTGCCCAGCCTGCTGGACCCGCAAGCGGTGTTTCGCTCCCCGATGGCGCACACCCCGTATCCGGGCGCGCCGGTGGTGTCGATGATCCTCAACACGGTGTCCAAGGTGTTCGAAGACTTTGCCTACCACCGTGAACTGGCGACCGCCGACGGCTTGAATGTCATCCTCGAATTCAGCGCCAAAGTCGGTGATAAACAGCTCAAGGGCATCGACATGATCCGCTTCAATGAGCAGGGCAAAATCATCGATTTCGAAGTGATGGTCCGGCCCATGAGCGGCCTGCAGGCCCTGGGCGAGGAAATGGGCAAGCGCCTGGGCGCTTACCTGGCCGCCAGCAAGGCCTGA
- a CDS encoding LysR family transcriptional regulator, translating into MNRNDLRRADINLLVVFETMMHERNVSRVGEKLFLGQPTISGALGRLRVLFDDPLFIRCGRAMEPTLRAEEIFANLSPALDGIAAALSRCQAFDPRTSEATFHIGLSDDVEYALLPRLLRQLRLDAPNIRLIVRRVDQQQMSQRLVNGDISMGISHTHDLPANARRKALRPIRPMLLRADGRSGAVGLDEFCRRPHAVVSSMGSASDDTDQALNLLGLQRKVVLTVPQFSALPVLLAQSDLLAIVPDYVAKAMALTGGLRAEPAPLSLPAQELSMVWRAATHNDPGERWLRSRCNAFLCEPVELQVVPKSRPALHNDQALLAAR; encoded by the coding sequence ATGAACAGAAATGACCTGCGTCGTGCCGACATCAACCTGCTGGTGGTTTTCGAGACGATGATGCATGAGCGAAACGTCAGCCGCGTCGGCGAGAAACTCTTCCTGGGCCAGCCCACCATCAGCGGTGCGTTGGGCCGGTTGCGGGTGCTGTTCGATGACCCGTTGTTCATTCGTTGCGGACGGGCCATGGAGCCGACGCTGCGGGCCGAGGAAATCTTCGCCAACCTGTCGCCGGCGCTGGACGGCATCGCCGCCGCGTTGAGTCGCTGCCAGGCGTTCGATCCGCGCACCAGCGAGGCGACGTTTCACATAGGGCTTTCCGACGATGTCGAATACGCGCTGCTGCCCCGGCTGTTGCGTCAACTGCGGCTCGACGCGCCGAACATCCGCCTGATCGTGCGGCGGGTTGATCAGCAGCAGATGTCGCAAAGGCTGGTCAACGGCGACATTTCCATGGGCATCAGTCACACCCATGACTTGCCGGCCAATGCACGCCGCAAAGCCTTGCGGCCGATTCGGCCGATGTTGCTGCGGGCCGATGGACGATCCGGCGCAGTGGGGCTGGATGAATTCTGCCGACGCCCCCATGCGGTGGTGTCGTCCATGGGCAGCGCGAGCGATGACACGGATCAAGCGCTGAATCTGTTGGGCCTGCAGCGCAAGGTGGTGCTGACCGTGCCGCAGTTCAGCGCACTGCCGGTGTTGCTGGCGCAAAGCGATTTGCTGGCGATCGTGCCGGATTACGTGGCCAAGGCGATGGCCTTGACGGGAGGATTGCGGGCTGAACCGGCACCGCTGTCATTGCCGGCGCAGGAGCTTTCGATGGTGTGGCGCGCGGCGACGCACAACGATCCGGGTGAGCGCTGGTTGCGCTCGCGTTGCAATGCGTTTCTGTGTGAGCCGGTCGAGTTGCAGGTGGTGCCCAAATCCCGACCGGCGCTGCACAACGATCAGGCCTTGCTGGCGGCCAGGTAA
- a CDS encoding PAS domain-containing sensor histidine kinase: protein MLFNSGQRTTRPRTAISLKPFENLLAWLMGLIVACGIIINTETRADFPTATLCIAVMLMAINLFSISVVILVALMGVLTQTTAFLYQGGFESWDRTADFLRDLSLLAVVALLALRCKKTSDGLQHRVIYFSGSQQLSQTGCMGFRSGREQLSWSDQSARIYEYPVGVTPTLSMLLARTHPADVPLVQAAFDKAKRREPLIEVKHRLLMPDGRIKHVHMTATPLNSHLGYIDYLGALCDVTASKLAEEALCRAQTQLAHVSRVTSLGELAASIAHEVNQPLAAITSSGEACRNWLSRAQPDLVEARQSLERILLSSHRASEITRRVRALSRKSDPLRQNESLNDIVNETLSLVRYELAHHKINPTIELSAFASQVSADRVQLQQVIINLIINACQAMDAISPDERALSIRTWVKDNEVVLEVADQGPGISAEVLPHLFMPFFTTKENGLGMGLSICRSIIDFHEGRIWASSVPGRGSSFLFALPIRVANDSGFAAAI, encoded by the coding sequence ATGCTGTTCAACTCAGGCCAAAGGACGACCCGCCCCAGGACAGCCATCAGCCTCAAACCCTTCGAGAACCTGCTGGCCTGGCTGATGGGACTGATCGTGGCCTGCGGGATCATCATCAATACCGAAACCCGCGCCGACTTCCCCACCGCCACCCTGTGCATCGCGGTGATGCTGATGGCGATCAACCTGTTTTCGATCAGCGTGGTGATCCTGGTCGCGCTGATGGGCGTGCTGACGCAGACGACGGCGTTCCTCTACCAAGGCGGATTCGAAAGTTGGGACAGGACAGCGGACTTCTTGCGCGACCTGAGCCTGCTGGCGGTGGTCGCCCTGCTGGCCCTGCGCTGCAAAAAGACCAGTGATGGATTGCAGCACCGGGTGATTTACTTTTCCGGCTCCCAGCAGTTGAGCCAGACCGGCTGCATGGGCTTTCGCAGCGGTCGCGAGCAGCTCTCCTGGTCGGACCAGTCGGCACGGATCTACGAATACCCGGTGGGCGTCACGCCGACACTGTCGATGCTCCTGGCGCGAACCCACCCGGCGGATGTACCGCTGGTGCAGGCGGCTTTCGACAAGGCGAAGCGCCGCGAGCCACTGATCGAGGTCAAGCATCGACTGTTGATGCCCGATGGACGCATCAAGCATGTGCACATGACCGCCACCCCGCTCAACAGCCACCTGGGCTATATCGACTACCTTGGCGCGCTGTGCGATGTGACCGCCAGCAAGCTCGCCGAAGAAGCCTTGTGCCGGGCCCAGACCCAACTGGCCCATGTATCGCGCGTCACCTCACTGGGAGAGCTGGCGGCGTCCATTGCCCATGAAGTCAATCAGCCGCTGGCCGCCATCACGAGCAGCGGCGAGGCTTGCCGCAATTGGCTGAGCCGTGCGCAGCCCGATCTGGTGGAGGCGCGCCAGTCACTGGAGCGAATCCTCCTCAGCTCCCATCGCGCCAGCGAAATCACCCGTCGCGTCAGGGCGCTGTCACGCAAATCCGATCCGCTGCGCCAGAACGAATCGCTCAACGACATCGTCAACGAGACCCTGAGCCTGGTCCGCTACGAGCTGGCTCACCACAAGATCAACCCGACAATCGAGTTGAGCGCATTCGCCAGCCAGGTCAGCGCCGATCGTGTGCAACTGCAGCAAGTGATCATCAACCTGATCATCAATGCCTGCCAGGCCATGGACGCGATCAGCCCGGATGAGCGCGCCTTGAGCATCCGCACCTGGGTCAAGGACAACGAGGTGGTGCTGGAAGTCGCCGATCAAGGCCCGGGCATCTCCGCCGAGGTGCTGCCGCATTTGTTCATGCCGTTTTTCACCACCAAGGAAAACGGCCTGGGCATGGGTCTGTCCATTTGCCGCTCGATCATCGACTTCCATGAAGGACGGATCTGGGCCAGCAGCGTCCCCGGCCGGGGCAGCTCGTTTCTGTTCGCCCTGCCGATACGGGTCGCCAACGATTCGGGCTTTGCAGCAGCCATCTAA
- a CDS encoding response regulator transcription factor, translating into MNEQHPINKITPGESMVFVVDDDAPLRESLGSLLRSIGLRVELFGSVADFMKYPRTDTVSCLVLDVRLQGSSGLDFQNELAVAGINVPIVFITGHGDIAMTVRAMKAGAVDFLTKPFREQDLIDAVCAAHSRDKQRRESERHADELRGRHQTLTAREQTVMALAASGLMNKQIAGEIGLSEITVKIHRGQAMRKMGARSFADLVRMAEVIAAQPTVR; encoded by the coding sequence ATGAACGAACAACACCCCATCAACAAAATCACACCGGGTGAATCCATGGTTTTCGTCGTGGACGACGATGCACCCCTGCGTGAGTCCCTCGGCAGCCTGTTGCGCTCCATCGGCCTGCGGGTGGAACTGTTCGGCTCGGTCGCCGATTTCATGAAGTACCCTCGTACCGATACGGTCAGTTGCCTGGTCCTGGATGTGCGATTGCAAGGCAGCAGCGGCCTGGACTTTCAAAACGAGCTGGCCGTCGCCGGCATCAACGTGCCCATCGTGTTCATCACCGGCCACGGCGACATCGCCATGACCGTGCGGGCGATGAAAGCCGGGGCCGTGGACTTCCTGACCAAACCCTTTCGCGAGCAGGATTTGATCGATGCGGTGTGCGCCGCCCACAGCCGAGACAAGCAACGTCGCGAATCCGAGCGCCACGCCGATGAGTTGCGTGGTCGCCACCAGACACTCACCGCGCGGGAGCAAACCGTCATGGCCCTGGCCGCCTCGGGCCTGATGAACAAGCAGATCGCCGGCGAAATCGGCCTGAGCGAAATCACCGTGAAAATCCATCGCGGCCAGGCCATGCGCAAGATGGGCGCACGTTCATTTGCCGACCTGGTGCGCATGGCCGAAGTCATCGCGGCCCAGCCCACTGTCCGGTGA
- a CDS encoding response regulator transcription factor, with translation MRNEAIISVVDNDESVRMALDSLLRSSGYTVRTYSGAHEFLFSDGPTTTLLLISDIQMPDMDGIQMYEELANKGLHIPVIFISGNPDSQRPPSANAKTPLAFFPKPFSTEKLLACIETALD, from the coding sequence ATGCGCAATGAAGCGATCATCTCCGTCGTCGATAACGATGAATCCGTAAGAATGGCGCTGGACAGTTTACTGCGCTCCAGCGGATATACCGTGCGCACCTATTCGGGTGCCCACGAGTTCCTCTTTTCCGATGGACCAACAACGACACTCCTGTTGATCTCGGATATTCAAATGCCGGATATGGATGGCATCCAGATGTATGAAGAGCTGGCGAACAAAGGCCTTCATATTCCTGTCATTTTCATCAGCGGAAACCCGGATTCACAGCGCCCACCCAGCGCCAATGCCAAAACACCCTTGGCTTTTTTTCCCAAACCGTTTTCCACTGAAAAGTTACTCGCCTGCATTGAAACAGCCCTCGATTGA
- a CDS encoding NAD(P)/FAD-dependent oxidoreductase — MKQQILIIGAGFGGLWSALSAARLLDQHDRNDVEITVLAPQAELRIRPRFYEPNVHNMKAPLNDLFDAVGIKFVQGSAETIDEKNKQVGYVKASGDQGQLSYDRLVLAAGSHLMRPPVAGMLEHAFDVDTIESAAQLETHIKALKDQPASTARNTVVVAGGGFTGIETATEMPARLRAVLGDNADIRVIVVDRAPQIAATMGDGIRPSIVEASEHLGIEWIVDATVASVDAGGVTLADGQRIESSTVIWTVGFRASPLTEQVEGARDHQGRLHVDQNLKVRGHANIYASGDTAYAATDNLGNFAAMSCQHAIALGRYAGNNVVADLLGVEPMAYSQPKYVTCLDLGAWGAVFTEGWDRQLKLVKQEAKDLKTQINTVWIYPPAADRAAALAAADPLIPVA; from the coding sequence ATGAAACAGCAGATTTTGATTATTGGTGCAGGTTTCGGTGGTCTCTGGAGCGCATTGAGCGCTGCCCGGCTGCTCGACCAGCACGATCGGAACGATGTCGAAATCACCGTTCTGGCTCCCCAGGCCGAGCTGCGCATTCGCCCGCGTTTTTACGAGCCGAACGTTCACAACATGAAGGCACCGCTGAACGATCTGTTCGACGCCGTGGGCATTAAATTCGTCCAGGGTTCGGCCGAAACCATCGACGAGAAAAACAAGCAGGTCGGCTATGTCAAAGCCTCCGGCGACCAGGGTCAGCTGAGCTACGACCGCCTGGTACTGGCTGCCGGCAGCCACCTGATGCGCCCACCGGTCGCGGGCATGCTTGAGCACGCTTTCGACGTCGATACCATCGAATCGGCCGCGCAGCTGGAAACTCACATCAAGGCATTGAAAGACCAGCCGGCCAGTACCGCACGCAACACCGTGGTCGTTGCCGGCGGTGGTTTCACCGGTATCGAAACCGCCACCGAAATGCCGGCGCGCCTACGTGCCGTGCTCGGTGATAACGCCGACATCCGTGTGATCGTGGTCGACCGCGCCCCGCAGATCGCCGCGACCATGGGCGACGGCATTCGCCCATCAATCGTCGAAGCGTCGGAGCACCTGGGCATCGAGTGGATCGTGGACGCCACCGTTGCCTCGGTGGATGCCGGTGGCGTCACCCTCGCCGATGGCCAGCGCATCGAATCCAGCACCGTGATCTGGACCGTCGGTTTCCGCGCCAGCCCCCTGACCGAACAAGTGGAAGGCGCCCGTGACCATCAGGGTCGCCTGCATGTCGACCAGAACCTGAAAGTGCGCGGTCACGCCAATATCTACGCCAGCGGCGACACCGCCTACGCCGCCACCGACAACCTGGGCAACTTCGCGGCGATGTCCTGTCAGCACGCGATTGCATTGGGTCGCTATGCCGGCAACAACGTGGTCGCCGATCTGCTGGGCGTGGAACCGATGGCCTACAGCCAACCCAAGTACGTGACCTGCCTGGACCTCGGCGCCTGGGGCGCGGTGTTCACCGAAGGCTGGGATCGCCAGCTCAAGCTGGTCAAGCAAGAGGCCAAGGACCTCAAGACCCAGATCAACACTGTGTGGATCTATCCGCCGGCAGCCGATCGCGCCGCTGCGCTGGCCGCGGCCGACCCGTTGATTCCGGTGGCCTGA
- a CDS encoding transmembrane sensor/regulator PpyR, with protein MLDFFEHPFRVMKLSNALLIGGLIALVVGATLAYGLDQYLSLPGLITAHAMTILGPTAIKLGYVMRLQSFNRLRRDAAAHLHDFAR; from the coding sequence ATGCTTGATTTTTTTGAACATCCCTTTCGGGTAATGAAGTTATCCAACGCCCTGCTGATCGGCGGGCTGATCGCGCTCGTGGTCGGCGCCACGCTGGCCTACGGCCTGGACCAGTACCTGTCGCTGCCTGGCTTGATCACGGCCCACGCCATGACGATTCTGGGCCCGACCGCGATCAAGCTGGGCTATGTCATGCGTTTGCAATCCTTCAATCGTCTGCGAAGAGATGCAGCCGCTCATCTGCATGACTTCGCCCGGTGA
- a CDS encoding ATP-binding protein, with translation MSIIKRRKQLFLSDAMAWSAAIAVGGMIFIINSMLNADVAPTLLYITLVFMSANIFSVPIFIAVAASCMALLTFSFIIDAGYRDDKLIAGFVRCLIALTTITLLALRSKQSSESLRRKEAFFLGAQKLSHTGSIGFIIDKDESVFWSAESARIFEYPLDLTPTVTLIKERTHPDDLSVVDSVLERAVRQEHHIEAEHRLLMPDGRIKHIHMIANPLFNHDGRIEYVGAVMDVTAARQAEEALFHSQAKLAHVTRVTSMGELAASIAHEINQPLAAVIASGESCRRWIDRSEPNLDEARRSLDRIIQNSCRASEVIACIRALSRQSDVQRKTEVFDDIVSDSLSLMQHEISSHQVRLSVQSQAKGACVNGDRVQLQQVIINLIINACQAMADIQDRPRTLRIGTSVHGDEAVLEVADCGSGIAQDILATLFDPFFTTKQNGLGMGLAICRSIIEFHGGRIWVASTVGVGTQFLFAIPLTALQDDE, from the coding sequence ATGTCTATCATCAAACGCCGCAAGCAACTTTTTTTATCGGATGCCATGGCCTGGTCAGCCGCCATAGCGGTTGGCGGCATGATCTTCATCATCAATTCAATGCTCAACGCCGATGTGGCGCCGACGCTGCTCTACATCACTCTGGTGTTCATGTCGGCGAATATCTTTTCGGTGCCGATCTTCATCGCCGTCGCGGCCAGTTGCATGGCGCTGCTGACGTTCAGTTTCATCATCGATGCCGGCTATCGTGACGACAAGCTGATCGCCGGTTTCGTACGCTGCCTGATTGCGCTGACCACCATCACCCTACTGGCCTTGCGCAGCAAACAATCGTCCGAAAGCCTGCGGCGCAAGGAAGCCTTTTTCCTGGGCGCACAAAAGCTCAGTCACACCGGCAGCATCGGTTTCATCATCGACAAGGATGAGTCGGTCTTCTGGTCGGCCGAGTCGGCACGCATCTTCGAGTATCCACTGGACCTGACGCCGACCGTCACGCTCATCAAGGAGCGAACTCACCCCGATGACTTGAGCGTTGTCGACAGTGTTCTCGAGCGTGCCGTACGCCAGGAGCATCACATTGAAGCGGAACATCGTCTGCTCATGCCCGACGGGCGCATCAAACACATACACATGATCGCCAACCCGTTGTTCAACCATGACGGGCGTATCGAGTATGTCGGCGCCGTGATGGATGTCACCGCGGCCCGGCAGGCCGAAGAGGCCCTGTTTCATTCCCAGGCCAAGCTGGCCCATGTCACACGCGTCACGTCCATGGGCGAACTGGCCGCCTCCATTGCCCACGAAATCAATCAGCCGCTGGCGGCAGTGATCGCCAGCGGTGAATCCTGCAGACGCTGGATCGACCGCTCCGAGCCGAACCTGGATGAGGCGCGCCGCTCACTGGACCGGATCATCCAGAATTCCTGCCGGGCCTCGGAAGTCATCGCCTGCATCCGCGCGCTGTCGCGCCAGAGCGATGTGCAGCGCAAGACGGAAGTATTCGACGATATCGTCAGCGACTCGCTGAGCCTGATGCAGCATGAAATCTCCAGCCATCAGGTTCGTCTGTCAGTGCAATCCCAGGCCAAGGGTGCTTGCGTGAACGGTGACCGGGTGCAACTGCAGCAAGTGATCATCAACCTGATCATCAATGCCTGCCAAGCGATGGCCGACATCCAGGACCGACCACGCACCTTGCGTATCGGTACCTCGGTGCACGGCGACGAAGCCGTGCTGGAAGTCGCCGACTGTGGCAGCGGCATTGCGCAAGACATCCTTGCCACCCTGTTCGATCCGTTTTTCACCACCAAACAGAATGGCCTGGGCATGGGGTTGGCGATCTGCCGTTCCATCATCGAATTCCATGGCGGGCGCATTTGGGTCGCCAGCACCGTGGGGGTCGGCACGCAGTTTCTGTTCGCGATCCCGTTGACTGCCCTGCAAGACGATGAGTAA
- a CDS encoding AraC family transcriptional regulator: MTTREVSRNPQSAPVDQAQPRTIVFVAYPGMGLLDHTCTQTVFYAANLYLTERGLPGYTLYTASMDGKPAPTAEGLVVQTRRLSELAQDSIDTVIVPGSPQIRQAMADNVALLEWLRVTATHARRMASVCSGTFLLAQAGLLDGLRVATHWLMADMFERLFPQIKLDREAIFVQQGSMWSSAGISAGIDLALALVEADCGREMAMQVARRMVVHYRRPDNQDQWSPLLRSQYPS; the protein is encoded by the coding sequence GTGACAACCCGCGAAGTGAGCCGCAATCCCCAATCCGCCCCTGTTGATCAAGCGCAACCACGCACCATCGTGTTCGTCGCCTACCCGGGCATGGGTCTTCTGGACCATACCTGCACCCAGACAGTTTTTTATGCGGCGAATCTTTACCTGACCGAGCGCGGCTTGCCCGGCTACACCCTTTACACCGCCAGCATGGACGGTAAGCCGGCTCCCACCGCCGAAGGCCTGGTGGTGCAAACCCGACGCCTGAGCGAATTGGCACAGGATTCGATCGACACCGTGATCGTCCCTGGCTCGCCGCAAATCCGCCAGGCCATGGCCGACAACGTCGCGCTGTTGGAATGGTTACGCGTCACCGCAACCCACGCCCGGCGCATGGCAAGCGTGTGCAGCGGCACCTTTCTGCTGGCCCAGGCCGGCCTGCTCGATGGCCTTCGCGTGGCGACCCACTGGTTGATGGCCGACATGTTCGAGCGCCTGTTCCCGCAGATCAAACTCGACCGTGAGGCGATTTTCGTGCAACAGGGCTCGATGTGGTCCTCCGCCGGCATCAGCGCCGGGATCGACCTGGCCCTGGCCTTGGTCGAAGCCGATTGCGGGCGTGAAATGGCGATGCAGGTGGCCCGGCGCATGGTGGTGCACTACCGGCGTCCGGACAATCAGGACCAGTGGAGCCCGCTGTTGCGCTCGCAATACCCATCCTGA
- a CDS encoding mechanosensitive ion channel family protein, producing MFNFLQAHPLICGVILILVDLALWQAIGPAQHNLRLCLRIGIFVAFSAVMSAAGISPLQPPLWPDDAILNLMGTVLGIGWWLFSARTLTIILGYGLMSRAGHSARLLYDLMGAVIFLIAIVAAAAYVLQLPVKGLLATSGAMAIIVGLALQSTLSDVFSGIVLNTTKPYQLNDRISIDGTSGTVVEIDWRTTHLMTDMGGIAVVPNSVAAKARIINFSRPEDVNGISVTIAVPSSVRPRRAIDALEKTLRGTRALLQTRSAKVSVKSSHLDYTEYELKGFIASARQKNEVCNLMFDLAHRHLEAAGVSWGNGAEEQRWNRQRQLLEDVRIFRSLSGDERDRLAGEMRPVDYQADEVILAFGEVAECLMIISTGVVSVSVHDDEKLVEAGRMGPGEVLGEEGILADKPSRGEFRSITSGRLFRIEKNVFGNQLEHLGDLKSALSHLQDQRQEIRETLVMQKPVEIKRGGLFQWLLQRRL from the coding sequence ATGTTCAACTTCCTGCAGGCCCACCCGTTGATCTGCGGCGTCATCCTGATCCTTGTCGATCTGGCACTCTGGCAGGCGATCGGCCCCGCGCAACACAACCTGCGCCTGTGCTTGCGCATCGGTATTTTCGTGGCGTTCAGCGCGGTCATGAGCGCAGCCGGGATCAGCCCCCTGCAACCACCGCTGTGGCCGGACGATGCCATCCTCAACCTGATGGGCACGGTGCTGGGGATCGGCTGGTGGCTGTTTTCGGCCCGGACCCTGACCATCATCCTCGGCTATGGCCTGATGTCCCGCGCCGGGCACAGCGCGCGCTTGCTCTACGACTTGATGGGCGCGGTGATTTTCCTGATCGCCATCGTGGCCGCGGCGGCGTATGTGTTGCAGTTGCCGGTAAAGGGCTTGCTGGCGACCTCCGGAGCGATGGCGATCATTGTCGGCCTGGCGCTGCAAAGCACCTTGAGCGATGTGTTTTCCGGGATCGTGCTCAACACCACCAAGCCTTATCAGCTCAATGACCGGATCTCCATCGATGGCACCTCCGGCACGGTGGTGGAGATCGATTGGCGCACCACCCACCTGATGACCGACATGGGCGGCATCGCGGTGGTGCCCAACTCGGTGGCGGCGAAAGCGCGGATCATCAATTTCAGTCGCCCGGAGGATGTGAACGGCATCAGCGTGACCATTGCCGTGCCCAGCAGCGTGCGTCCGCGCCGGGCGATCGATGCCCTGGAAAAAACCTTGCGCGGCACCCGGGCGCTGCTGCAAACCCGCTCGGCCAAGGTCTCGGTCAAGAGTTCGCACCTGGACTACACCGAGTACGAGCTCAAGGGGTTTATCGCGTCTGCCAGGCAAAAGAATGAAGTGTGCAACTTGATGTTCGACCTCGCCCATCGCCACCTCGAAGCGGCCGGTGTCAGCTGGGGTAACGGCGCGGAGGAGCAGCGCTGGAATCGCCAGCGCCAGTTGCTGGAAGATGTGCGGATCTTCCGTTCATTGAGTGGCGATGAACGCGACCGTCTGGCCGGTGAAATGAGGCCGGTGGACTACCAGGCCGACGAAGTCATCCTGGCCTTCGGGGAAGTGGCGGAGTGCCTGATGATCATCAGCACCGGGGTGGTGTCGGTGTCGGTTCACGATGATGAAAAGCTGGTGGAAGCGGGGCGCATGGGGCCGGGTGAGGTGCTGGGCGAGGAGGGGATTCTGGCCGATAAGCCGTCGCGGGGAGAGTTTCGCAGCATCACCAGCGGGCGGTTGTTCCGCATCGAAAAAAACGTGTTCGGCAACCAGCTGGAACACCTCGGCGATCTGAAAAGCGCCCTGAGCCATTTGCAGGACCAGCGCCAGGAAATCCGCGAAACCCTGGTGATGCAAAAGCCGGTGGAGATCAAGCGCGGCGGGTTGTTTCAGTGGTTGCTACAACGCCGATTGTAG
- a CDS encoding response regulator transcription factor, whose amino-acid sequence MFNAPIISVVDDDELILISLDSLLRSYGYTVKTYNSAYAFLQSTGPEQTDCLISDIQMPGMGGVEMYERLALRNTHIPTLFITGKSGLPPKLSAKVRPLEGYFAKPFDTRELLTCIEAILKRRR is encoded by the coding sequence ATGTTTAACGCACCTATTATTTCAGTTGTTGATGATGACGAACTCATTCTTATCTCACTGGACAGTTTATTGCGCTCTTACGGCTACACCGTAAAAACCTACAACAGTGCCTATGCCTTTCTTCAATCCACTGGCCCCGAACAGACCGACTGCCTGATTTCGGATATCCAGATGCCCGGCATGGGCGGTGTGGAGATGTACGAGCGACTGGCCTTGAGAAACACCCACATCCCGACGCTGTTCATTACCGGGAAGTCAGGTTTGCCGCCCAAACTGAGTGCCAAGGTAAGACCTTTAGAGGGTTATTTCGCCAAGCCTTTCGACACACGGGAACTGCTGACCTGTATTGAAGCGATTCTCAAACGGCGACGTTGA